In Macadamia integrifolia cultivar HAES 741 chromosome 1, SCU_Mint_v3, whole genome shotgun sequence, a single window of DNA contains:
- the LOC122072850 gene encoding uncharacterized protein LOC122072850, giving the protein MSPPQTEKEIRGFLGRIQYISRFISQLTTICEPIFKLLKKDQPKRWNPQCQLAFDRIKSYLVDPPILIPPTPRRPLLLYLSVVDTSMGSMVAQQGPDGHTEQVIYYLSKKFTDYETRYTTLKKTCAALVWATRRLRHYMLTYSVFLVSRMDPIKYLFEKPALTGKLAHWLLLLAEFNIVYVTQKSIKGSVIIEHLSAHPVVDTRPLNDIFPDEDVVSVEVEDEVGIWQMFFDGATNHKGCGAGVLLITPEGLNMPMAYRLDFECTNNMVEYEACLMGLKAAISIGVKRLEDTEIGRLSYAKSKRDNNRFADALATLASMVDFGPSEQIQPFIIDRRDHPSHQGFVNALTVDGRPWFAHIMDFIREGKYPADATQGDKRFLRRYATQFILHEDIL; this is encoded by the exons ATGTCACCTCCTCAAACGGAGAAGGAAATTCGAGGGTTTTTAGGAAGGATCCAATACATTAGTCGGTTCATTTCTCAACTAACAACCATATGTGAGCCGATTTTCAAATTACTGAAAAAGGATCAACctaagaggtggaatcctcAGTGCCAATTGGCTTTTGATCGCATCAAGAGCTACCTGgtagacccaccaatcctcattcccCCTACTCCCAGAAGGCCATTGTTGTTGTATCTCTCTGTAGTAGACACCTCCATGGGATCCATGGTGGCTCAGCAAGGTCCAGATGGGCATACAGAGCAAGTAATttattaccttagtaagaagttcacaGACTATGAGACAAGGTACACAACCCTGAAGAAGACTTGTGCAGCTTTGGTTTGGGCAACAAGGAGGTTGAGACATTACATGTTGACCTATTCAGTCTTTTTGGTATCcagaatggatcccatcaagtatCTTTTTGAGAAACCCGCGTTGACGGGCAAATTAGCACATTGGTTATTGCTCTTAGCGGAGTTTAACATTGTGTATGTCACCCAAAAgtccatcaagggtagtgtcatCATTGAACACCTATCCGCACATCCAGTTGTTGATACAAGGCCTTTGAATGACATATTTCCAGATGAAGATGTAGTTTCTGTTGAGGTTGAAGATGAGGTTGGCATTTGGcaaatgttctttgatggagccaCCAATCACAAAGGATGCGGAGCCGGAGTTCTACTTATAACTCCTGAAGGGTTGAACATGCCCATGGCATATAGGTTGGACTTTGAGTGCACCAACAATATGGTCGAGTATGAAGCTTGCCTCATGGGATTGAAAGCAGCCATCTCTATTGGGGTCAAAAGATTGGAAGATACGGAGATTGGTCGATTGTCATATGCCAAGTCCAAG AGGGACAATAATAGGTTTGCCGATGCTTTGGCTACTCTCGCATCGATGGTTGATTTTGGTCCTAGTGAGCAAATACAACCATTCATTATAGATCGGAGAGATCATCCTTCACATCAAGGCTTCGTCAATGCCCTGACAGTAGATGGTAGGCCTTGGTTTGCTCATATTATGGATTTTATCAGAGAGGGGAAGTACCCTGCAGATGCTACCCAAGGAGATAAAAGGTTCCTGAGGCGttatgccacccaattcataTTACACGAAGATATTTTATAG